A single region of the Arthrobacter sp. zg-Y820 genome encodes:
- the fmt gene encoding methionyl-tRNA formyltransferase: MRVLFAGTPSVAVPSLNALLEAGFDVVAVLTRPDAPLGRKRTLTPSPVAARAEELGLPVIRAAKIDDDAVAAIRAANPDVAAIVAYGGLIPERALSIPAHGWINLHFSLLPAWRGAAPVQHAVINGDDVTGASTFLLEKGLDTGPVYGQLTETVSPEDTSGALLERLSHSGAVLLAQTLSAIHAGAAHAVPQSGDVTLAPKLTIDDARVDWHQPALAIRRRINGVTPEPGAWTTWDGARFKIGSAALRPDITDLAPGQVRFTGGTQASAVVGTGSVGLELVQVQPAGKKMMPGADWARGLANREDVVFE; this comes from the coding sequence ATGCGCGTACTTTTCGCCGGCACCCCGTCCGTCGCCGTCCCCTCACTGAACGCCCTGCTGGAAGCCGGCTTCGACGTCGTCGCGGTACTCACCCGCCCCGACGCGCCGCTGGGCCGCAAACGCACGCTCACGCCGTCGCCCGTTGCCGCCCGCGCTGAGGAACTCGGCCTGCCCGTGATCCGCGCCGCCAAGATCGACGACGACGCCGTCGCCGCCATCCGTGCCGCCAACCCCGACGTCGCGGCGATCGTGGCCTACGGCGGACTGATTCCGGAACGGGCCCTGAGCATCCCCGCGCACGGCTGGATCAACCTGCACTTTTCCCTGCTGCCGGCCTGGCGCGGCGCGGCACCGGTGCAGCACGCGGTGATCAACGGCGACGACGTCACCGGAGCCTCCACCTTCCTGCTCGAAAAGGGCCTGGACACCGGACCGGTATACGGGCAGCTGACGGAAACCGTTTCCCCGGAGGACACCAGCGGCGCGCTCCTGGAACGGCTTTCGCACAGCGGTGCCGTGCTGCTCGCCCAAACCCTCTCGGCGATCCACGCCGGCGCAGCACACGCGGTGCCGCAGTCCGGCGACGTGACGCTGGCACCCAAACTGACCATTGACGACGCGCGGGTGGATTGGCACCAGCCGGCGCTGGCCATCCGCCGGCGGATCAACGGCGTGACACCCGAACCGGGAGCCTGGACCACCTGGGACGGCGCCCGGTTCAAGATCGGCTCGGCAGCGCTGCGCCCGGACATCACCGATCTGGCTCCCGGCCAGGTCCGCTTCACCGGAGGCACACAGGCATCCGCCGTGGTGGGCACCGGATCCGTCGGCCTGGAACTGGTGCAGGTACAGCCCGCCGGCAAGAAAATGATGCCGGGGGCCGACTGGGCCCGCGGCCTGGCCAACCGTGAGGACGTGGTCTTCGAATGA
- a CDS encoding nuclear transport factor 2 family protein, with product MELTEAVARLEIQQQLANYATGVDEQDWELYKSVFTENADVDYSNSLPLRGTPEEIVAFFEPIFGAMSWTQHYITNFSYRFEGSECQVRAFFYNPCVLPGEKTTSHHYGYYDHRFVQTDAGWKSAHMVETMLHREASAPAATRDTASLS from the coding sequence ATGGAACTGACCGAAGCGGTTGCCCGGCTCGAAATCCAACAACAACTGGCGAACTACGCCACCGGCGTGGATGAACAGGACTGGGAGCTTTACAAGTCCGTTTTCACGGAGAACGCGGACGTGGATTACTCCAACTCCCTGCCGCTGCGCGGCACTCCCGAAGAGATCGTGGCCTTCTTTGAGCCGATCTTTGGTGCGATGTCCTGGACGCAGCATTACATCACCAATTTCAGCTACCGCTTTGAGGGCAGCGAATGCCAGGTGCGCGCCTTCTTCTACAACCCGTGCGTGCTGCCGGGAGAAAAAACCACCTCGCATCACTACGGTTACTACGACCACCGGTTCGTGCAGACCGACGCAGGATGGAAGAGCGCCCACATGGTCGAGACCATGCTGCACCGCGAGGCCAGCGCGCCGGCTGCGACCCGGGACACCGCGAGCCTCTCCTGA
- a CDS encoding PD-(D/E)XK nuclease family protein: MTDPALAHATEFGRMYSRSLSEPPTVPSITTVISQGSMTSLDGWHGHMAATAVVKDPKLAASLGNPGALRSVVKEASRASERYRNSAAERGTRVHFYCEQVSLRALDLPHELEAARTALLEHGEHQFADRFDEWWDLYQVEPLAPEITVWNDEVGYAGTLDLVARINGRLCLIDYKTKNTDRDGQVKPLDDKVVMQLVAGMKAKESLVDAGKGIWEPWAYGEDPLLLGVAVGQTEVRPMRANPAVLPQHWFKFCALRRLWQTSYDVAGAGPALLPISPPPVGAHAVSAAQPSAT; the protein is encoded by the coding sequence ATGACTGATCCAGCTCTGGCACATGCAACAGAATTCGGGCGGATGTACTCCCGCTCCCTCTCGGAACCTCCCACGGTGCCGTCCATCACCACGGTCATTTCCCAGGGGTCCATGACCTCGTTGGACGGATGGCACGGGCACATGGCAGCCACTGCCGTCGTCAAGGATCCGAAGCTTGCTGCCAGCCTGGGCAACCCGGGAGCCCTGCGCAGCGTGGTCAAGGAAGCGTCGCGCGCCTCGGAACGGTATCGGAATTCCGCAGCCGAACGAGGCACCCGGGTGCATTTTTACTGCGAGCAGGTATCGCTGCGTGCCCTGGATCTTCCGCATGAACTGGAAGCAGCACGCACAGCGCTCCTGGAACACGGCGAGCACCAGTTCGCAGACCGCTTCGACGAATGGTGGGACCTCTACCAGGTGGAGCCCCTGGCGCCGGAGATCACCGTGTGGAATGACGAAGTGGGTTACGCCGGAACCCTGGACCTGGTGGCCCGTATCAACGGCCGGCTCTGCCTGATCGACTACAAGACCAAAAACACTGACCGCGACGGGCAGGTCAAGCCGCTGGATGACAAGGTGGTTATGCAGCTGGTCGCCGGAATGAAGGCTAAAGAATCGCTCGTCGACGCTGGTAAGGGCATCTGGGAGCCCTGGGCCTACGGAGAGGATCCGTTGCTGCTCGGCGTTGCGGTCGGGCAGACCGAGGTCCGGCCGATGCGCGCCAACCCGGCGGTTCTGCCGCAGCACTGGTTCAAGTTCTGCGCTCTCCGCCGGCTCTGGCAAACCTCGTACGACGTCGCGGGCGCCGGGCCGGCCCTGCTGCCCATTTCGCCGCCTCCGGTCGGAGCCCACGCGGTTTCCGCTGCGCAGCCCTCCGCCACGTAA
- a CDS encoding acyl-CoA dehydrogenase family protein produces MDSDLTPDQKTFRDTTRNFLNKTSSSPQIRALADSGAGTDRTWWSQGAELGWTAMLVPEDLGGGTVSGEPLRDLCLVAREFGRTCAPGPLLTTSAVLTGLAAAGEAHAEAIEAIMTGDSLASWAFYEPSRGWDSSTPGTAADPLPGGGFTLSGTKDRVEAGESADLFLVTAHSPGGPVQVLVPRDTPGLSVTPSWSLDATRRFATLSFAGAVVPPGAVVQRGEAAREAVETQLHNTALLAAAEMTGALQAMFDVTVQWMFDRYTFGRPLASYQALKHRMADNKTAMEACLATTAGAAGALDSGAPDAHEMVSIAKAYVGDKVPAILQDFVQLHGGLGVTWEHDLHLYLRRTACDRALYGTPDEHRRRIAATLEGNAA; encoded by the coding sequence ATGGACTCCGACCTCACTCCCGACCAGAAAACCTTCCGCGACACCACGCGGAACTTCCTCAACAAGACGAGCAGCAGCCCACAGATCCGCGCTCTGGCCGACTCCGGTGCGGGCACCGACCGGACGTGGTGGTCGCAGGGTGCCGAGCTTGGGTGGACGGCCATGCTCGTTCCGGAAGACCTTGGCGGAGGAACGGTTTCCGGAGAACCGCTGCGGGACCTGTGCCTGGTGGCCCGGGAGTTTGGCCGCACCTGCGCTCCCGGACCGTTACTGACCACAAGCGCCGTCCTGACCGGGCTGGCCGCTGCCGGTGAAGCCCACGCTGAGGCGATCGAGGCGATTATGACCGGCGACAGCCTTGCGAGCTGGGCGTTTTACGAACCTTCGCGCGGCTGGGACTCGTCGACCCCCGGAACGGCGGCCGATCCCCTGCCCGGTGGCGGCTTCACACTGTCGGGAACCAAGGACCGGGTCGAAGCCGGCGAATCCGCCGACCTTTTCCTGGTGACCGCCCACAGCCCCGGGGGCCCGGTCCAGGTCCTTGTCCCCCGCGACACCCCGGGGCTCTCGGTCACGCCGTCGTGGTCGCTGGATGCCACCCGCCGCTTCGCCACTCTCTCCTTTGCAGGTGCAGTGGTCCCGCCGGGGGCGGTGGTGCAGCGCGGAGAGGCAGCCCGGGAAGCCGTCGAAACGCAGCTGCACAACACCGCCCTGCTCGCCGCTGCCGAGATGACCGGCGCCCTCCAGGCCATGTTCGATGTGACTGTCCAATGGATGTTTGACCGCTACACGTTCGGACGCCCCCTGGCCTCCTATCAGGCGCTCAAACACCGAATGGCTGACAACAAGACGGCCATGGAGGCGTGCCTGGCCACCACAGCCGGTGCCGCCGGCGCGCTGGACTCGGGTGCTCCGGATGCGCACGAAATGGTGAGCATCGCCAAGGCCTACGTAGGCGACAAGGTGCCGGCCATCCTGCAGGACTTCGTCCAGTTGCACGGCGGGCTCGGTGTCACCTGGGAGCATGACCTTCACCTGTACCTGCGCCGCACTGCCTGCGACCGTGCGTTGTACGGCACCCCCGATGAACACCGCCGGCGGATCGCCGCCACTCTCGAAGGGAACGCAGCATGA
- a CDS encoding acyl-CoA dehydrogenase family protein: MSTATSTGTADATGTEPVEEFRLRARAWLAENLPPAADTPAGNIDDDVWLRARVLQGRIHAGGFAGICFPKEYGGLGLGPDHQHAFNEEAAGYELPIVLNVPSVAICAATILDLGTEEQKKQYLPGIISGRDVWCQLLSEPGGGSDLAGVITKSERNGEDWTINGSKVWSSAAYAADYGLCLTRSNWDVPKHSGLTMFILPLKAPGVTVHRIKLVNGANEFCQVFFDDVRLPAGNVVGAVDDGWATASQQLFHERNAMGGGSPYVSGPRFSKAAHGPNLLELARETGQLGDTSVRDQLADVRIMQVVSKQLVRRIGSAIATGELTPQASSILRLFEAERTWTEYDAAFRIAGANAVAGPSLQDPGHGQAGLRYLSRQAGSLGGGSTEIARNIISERVLGMPREAAADRGVAFKDVKRGGA, translated from the coding sequence ATGAGCACCGCCACCAGCACCGGAACCGCCGACGCGACCGGCACCGAGCCCGTGGAAGAGTTCCGGCTGCGCGCCCGCGCCTGGCTGGCGGAGAACCTGCCGCCGGCTGCGGACACTCCCGCCGGCAACATCGACGACGACGTCTGGCTGCGGGCGCGGGTTCTGCAGGGCCGAATCCATGCCGGCGGATTCGCCGGCATCTGCTTTCCCAAGGAGTACGGCGGCCTGGGACTCGGCCCCGACCATCAGCATGCTTTCAACGAGGAGGCGGCAGGCTACGAACTGCCGATCGTCCTGAACGTGCCGTCCGTGGCGATCTGCGCGGCAACGATCCTGGACCTGGGCACTGAGGAGCAAAAAAAGCAGTACCTGCCGGGCATCATCAGCGGACGGGATGTCTGGTGCCAGCTGCTTTCGGAGCCGGGCGGCGGCTCCGATCTGGCCGGTGTCATCACCAAGTCGGAGCGGAACGGCGAGGATTGGACGATAAACGGTTCCAAGGTCTGGAGCTCGGCTGCCTACGCCGCGGACTACGGGCTCTGCCTGACCCGCTCCAACTGGGACGTTCCCAAACACAGCGGACTGACAATGTTCATCCTGCCGCTGAAAGCACCGGGCGTCACGGTCCACCGCATCAAACTGGTCAACGGCGCCAACGAGTTCTGCCAGGTCTTTTTTGACGACGTGCGCCTGCCGGCCGGAAACGTCGTCGGCGCGGTCGACGACGGGTGGGCAACCGCCTCGCAGCAGCTCTTCCACGAGCGCAACGCGATGGGCGGCGGATCGCCGTATGTCAGCGGTCCCCGGTTCAGCAAGGCGGCGCACGGCCCCAACCTGCTCGAACTGGCCCGCGAAACGGGCCAGCTTGGCGACACCTCCGTCCGCGACCAGCTCGCCGATGTTCGCATCATGCAGGTGGTGTCCAAACAGCTGGTGCGCCGCATCGGCAGCGCCATCGCCACGGGCGAACTCACTCCCCAGGCAAGCTCGATCCTCCGGCTGTTCGAGGCCGAGCGCACCTGGACCGAGTACGACGCCGCCTTCCGGATCGCCGGCGCAAACGCCGTCGCGGGGCCAAGCCTTCAGGACCCGGGCCACGGACAAGCAGGCCTGCGCTACCTCTCCCGCCAGGCCGGAAGCCTCGGCGGCGGCAGCACTGAAATCGCCCGCAACATCATCAGCGAACGCGTCCTTGGCATGCCCCGGGAGGCAGCTGCCGACCGCGGCGTCGCCTTCAAGGACGTCAAGCGGGGCGGCGCCTGA
- a CDS encoding transcription antitermination factor NusB, with protein MTPQNSTPQNQNSSAKASQGSSGSNKERNEKGRERSRPAVRSRTAQAPGQRTRAADPARLVAFEVLRAVSEDDAYANLVLPKSIRKHQLDKRDAGFATELAYGALRGQGTYDAVLAKCVDRPLDKLDPAVLDALRIGAHQLLAMRVPPHAALDQTVGLARAVIGAGPSALINAVLRKVAARDLDTWVAELTRDETDATRRAAIEHSHPEWIVRALRQSLVAHGRSVDEITELLKADNDAPVVNLVALPGLGNLDEARAAGAVDGELVVDSALYSAGDVGRLDSVRAGTTRVQDAGSQLVARALAGLDLGDRTADGSRDGEQWLDLCAGPGGKAALLAALANEQGAVLLANEPAAHRAKLVRQALEAVPGEVWDVRTGDGRSIAEQYPDTFDRILVDAPCTGLGALRRRPESRWRRKPSDVGELGALQRDLLTAAVDAVKAGGVVAYVTCSPHPAETTAVVTDVLRLRNDLELLDAGAALDSVSLTGNLGAGHESTAQLWPHIHATDAMFLALIRRKP; from the coding sequence ATGACCCCGCAGAACAGCACTCCCCAGAACCAAAACTCCTCGGCCAAAGCGTCCCAGGGCTCTTCGGGAAGCAACAAGGAACGGAACGAGAAGGGCCGCGAACGCAGCCGTCCCGCCGTCCGCAGCCGCACCGCCCAGGCGCCGGGACAGCGCACCCGCGCCGCTGACCCGGCCCGGCTGGTGGCCTTCGAGGTACTGCGCGCCGTCTCCGAGGACGACGCCTACGCCAACCTGGTGCTGCCCAAGAGCATCCGCAAGCACCAGCTCGACAAGCGCGATGCCGGCTTCGCCACCGAACTTGCCTACGGTGCCCTCCGCGGGCAGGGCACGTACGACGCCGTCCTGGCCAAGTGCGTGGACCGCCCGCTGGATAAGCTCGACCCCGCCGTTCTGGACGCCCTGCGCATCGGCGCTCATCAGCTGCTGGCCATGCGGGTTCCGCCCCATGCGGCCCTGGACCAGACCGTCGGCCTGGCCCGCGCCGTCATCGGCGCCGGGCCCTCAGCGCTGATCAATGCCGTGCTGCGCAAGGTGGCCGCCCGTGACCTGGACACCTGGGTCGCGGAGCTGACCCGGGACGAAACCGACGCCACCCGCCGCGCAGCCATCGAACACAGCCATCCGGAATGGATCGTCCGCGCCCTGCGCCAGTCCCTCGTGGCCCACGGCCGCAGCGTCGACGAAATCACCGAACTGCTCAAGGCCGACAACGACGCCCCGGTCGTGAACCTGGTGGCCCTGCCCGGCCTGGGAAACCTGGACGAGGCCCGCGCCGCCGGAGCCGTTGACGGCGAACTCGTGGTGGACTCGGCACTGTACTCGGCCGGCGACGTCGGCCGCCTGGACTCGGTGCGGGCCGGCACCACCCGCGTGCAGGACGCCGGCTCGCAGCTGGTCGCCCGCGCCCTCGCCGGCCTGGACCTGGGTGACCGCACCGCTGACGGAAGCCGCGACGGCGAACAGTGGCTGGATCTGTGCGCCGGACCCGGCGGCAAGGCGGCGCTGCTTGCCGCCCTGGCCAACGAACAGGGCGCCGTCCTGCTGGCCAACGAACCGGCGGCACACCGCGCCAAACTGGTCCGCCAGGCGTTGGAGGCCGTTCCGGGCGAGGTCTGGGATGTGCGCACCGGCGACGGACGCAGCATCGCCGAGCAGTATCCGGACACCTTCGACCGCATCCTGGTGGACGCCCCGTGCACCGGCCTCGGCGCCCTGCGCCGCCGGCCGGAATCACGTTGGCGCCGCAAGCCCTCCGACGTGGGGGAGCTGGGTGCACTGCAGCGGGACCTGCTCACCGCCGCCGTCGACGCCGTGAAGGCCGGCGGCGTGGTGGCCTACGTGACGTGCTCGCCGCATCCGGCCGAGACCACCGCCGTCGTCACCGACGTGCTGCGCCTGCGCAACGACCTGGAGTTGCTCGATGCCGGCGCCGCACTGGACTCCGTCAGCCTGACTGGAAACCTGGGCGCCGGACATGAGTCGACCGCGCAGCTGTGGCCGCACATCCATGCCACCGATGCCATGTTCCTGGCCCTGATCCGCCGCAAGCCCTGA
- the rpe gene encoding ribulose-phosphate 3-epimerase encodes MSKCCINPSILSADFVNLQAELERISTADAVHVDVMDNHFVPNLTLGLPVVQRIQEVSTLPLDAHLMISDADRWAPAYAELGLASVTFHVEAAAAPIKLARDIRDRGAKAGMALRPATPVEPYLDMLSELDMLLIMTVEPGFGGQKFLDITLPKIRRAAEAIRGSGLPLALQVDGGISADTIERAAEAGANVFVAGSAVYGSGDPNEAIRKLRDAAQAVSAG; translated from the coding sequence ATGAGCAAGTGCTGCATCAACCCGAGCATCCTCTCGGCCGACTTCGTCAACCTGCAGGCCGAGCTGGAACGGATCAGCACCGCCGATGCCGTCCACGTGGACGTAATGGACAACCACTTCGTGCCGAACCTGACCCTGGGTTTGCCCGTAGTGCAGCGGATCCAGGAGGTCAGCACGCTGCCGCTGGACGCGCACCTGATGATTTCCGACGCCGACCGCTGGGCTCCGGCCTACGCGGAGCTGGGACTGGCATCGGTGACCTTCCATGTGGAAGCGGCCGCCGCGCCGATCAAACTGGCCCGGGACATCCGCGACCGCGGAGCCAAGGCCGGCATGGCGCTGCGTCCGGCCACCCCGGTTGAGCCGTACCTGGACATGCTCTCCGAGCTGGACATGCTGCTGATCATGACCGTGGAGCCGGGCTTCGGCGGGCAGAAATTCCTGGACATCACGCTGCCGAAGATCCGCCGGGCCGCCGAGGCCATCCGCGGCTCCGGCCTGCCGCTGGCACTGCAGGTGGACGGCGGCATTTCCGCCGACACGATTGAACGCGCGGCCGAGGCCGGAGCCAACGTGTTTGTGGCCGGATCGGCCGTGTACGGCAGCGGGGATCCCAACGAGGCGATCCGTAAGCTCCGCGATGCCGCGCAGGCCGTCTCCGCCGGCTGA
- the def gene encoding peptide deformylase, whose product MAILNIRIIGDPVLRTPAEEVTDFGPELAKLVADMEETMEDVDGAGLAAPQVGVSLRVFTYRIDGQAGHVVNPVLELSEDRQEDQMEGCLSIPGLGYPVPRYRWTRVTGVDKNGNPVSVEGEGMLARAFQHETDHLDGVLYIDRLEGENRKKALRAIRQADYDAIAGRTTAERAQTVGSAFGAGASFGGGSFGSGIRGQA is encoded by the coding sequence ATGGCAATCCTGAACATCCGGATTATCGGCGACCCAGTCCTGCGGACCCCCGCCGAGGAAGTTACGGACTTCGGGCCTGAACTGGCCAAGCTCGTTGCCGACATGGAAGAAACCATGGAGGACGTTGACGGTGCCGGCCTCGCCGCGCCGCAGGTCGGCGTCAGTCTCCGGGTCTTTACCTACCGGATCGACGGCCAGGCCGGACACGTCGTCAACCCCGTCCTGGAACTGAGCGAAGACCGGCAGGAAGACCAGATGGAGGGCTGCCTCTCGATCCCCGGCCTGGGCTACCCGGTGCCGCGGTACCGCTGGACCCGAGTCACCGGCGTGGATAAGAACGGCAACCCCGTCAGCGTCGAGGGTGAAGGAATGCTGGCCCGCGCCTTCCAGCACGAAACCGACCATCTGGACGGTGTGCTGTACATCGACCGGCTGGAAGGTGAAAACCGCAAGAAGGCCCTGCGCGCCATCCGCCAGGCGGACTACGACGCCATTGCCGGACGCACGACGGCGGAGCGCGCCCAGACGGTGGGCTCGGCCTTCGGAGCCGGAGCGTCCTTCGGCGGCGGATCCTTCGGTTCCGGCATCCGCGGACAGGCCTAG